One window from the genome of Pseudanabaena yagii GIHE-NHR1 encodes:
- the truA gene encoding tRNA pseudouridine(38-40) synthase TruA encodes MPEVILSADSDPVRRVALVIQYLGTHYYGWQRQLNHPSVQQTIEEAIAQICGNTTVIHSAGRTDTGVHAAAQVAHFDTSSVIPPQKWAKVLNNYLPEDILICSSTEVASDWHARFSATWRRYRYTIYTAAIPNLFVKQFSWHYYHEHLNEKLMHQALQPMLGEHDMAAFQRAGSSRPHSRLEVQEALCWRDGDFVHVEVQASGFLYGMIRLLVGQLIDVGRSRLSVEAFTSRWQEKRRIEVKYAAPPQGLCLLAIGYADNPFTEFASRKQTLGLTNDRAISLI; translated from the coding sequence ATGCCAGAGGTGATTTTGTCTGCTGATTCTGACCCTGTTCGTCGTGTGGCTTTAGTTATTCAATATCTAGGTACACATTATTACGGATGGCAAAGACAGCTAAATCATCCCTCCGTGCAGCAAACGATTGAAGAAGCGATCGCGCAGATTTGCGGAAATACAACCGTTATACATAGTGCAGGTAGAACTGACACAGGTGTTCATGCTGCGGCTCAGGTAGCGCATTTCGATACTTCGAGTGTGATTCCTCCTCAGAAATGGGCAAAGGTATTAAATAATTACTTGCCCGAAGATATCTTGATCTGTAGCTCGACGGAAGTAGCGAGTGACTGGCACGCAAGATTTTCGGCCACATGGCGACGTTATCGGTACACGATTTACACAGCCGCAATCCCGAACTTATTTGTGAAGCAGTTTAGCTGGCATTACTACCATGAGCACCTTAACGAAAAGCTAATGCACCAAGCCTTGCAACCTATGTTAGGTGAGCATGATATGGCTGCTTTTCAGAGGGCAGGTTCGAGTCGCCCCCACAGTCGTCTTGAGGTTCAAGAAGCACTATGTTGGCGAGATGGTGATTTTGTCCATGTGGAAGTTCAGGCAAGTGGCTTTCTTTACGGCATGATTCGTCTGTTAGTAGGACAGCTAATCGATGTGGGGCGTTCTCGTCTCAGTGTCGAAGCCTTTACTAGTAGATGGCAAGAAAAACGTCGTATCGAAGTTAAATATGCAGCACCGCCGCAAGGACTCTGCCTATTGGCGATCGGCTATGCTGATAACCCATTCACTGAGTTCGCATCGCGCAAGCAAACTTTGGGTTTAACCAATGATCGGGCAATTAGCTTGATTTGA
- the rpsM gene encoding 30S ribosomal protein S13, whose amino-acid sequence MARIAGVDLPRDKRIEIGLTYIYGIGLTSAKKILAATKINPDTRVKDLTDPEVTTLRQEVESNFQVEGDLRRLEGLSIKRLVDIGCYRGRRHRMGLPVRGQRTRTNARTRRGGRRTVAGKKKAPGKK is encoded by the coding sequence GTGGCTCGCATTGCAGGAGTTGACCTTCCTCGTGACAAGCGCATCGAAATAGGACTAACGTACATATACGGAATCGGTCTAACTAGCGCCAAAAAAATCTTAGCAGCTACCAAAATAAACCCTGATACAAGGGTTAAAGATCTTACTGATCCTGAAGTAACGACTTTACGCCAAGAGGTAGAATCCAACTTTCAAGTAGAGGGCGATCTGCGTCGTCTTGAAGGTTTAAGCATCAAACGCCTAGTAGACATCGGTTGCTACAGAGGTCGTAGACATCGTATGGGTCTTCCTGTGCGCGGACAACGTACTCGCACCAATGCTCGTACCCGTCGTGGCGGTCGTCGCACTGTTGCAGGTAAGAAGAAGGCTCCAGGTAAGAAGTAA
- the rplQ gene encoding 50S ribosomal protein L17, producing MRHRCKTPQLNKAADQRKALLRALTTELILRGEIKTTRARANAVRTTADHIITLAKNGSLHARRQAIAYLYDISVKDGEPVSDRVQTKTKQEQLPEEERVTSLVDLLFSQAKERYADRNGGYTRIVRTVSRRGDNSEIAILQLV from the coding sequence ATGCGTCACCGTTGTAAAACACCCCAGCTTAATAAGGCTGCTGACCAGCGCAAAGCTCTCCTACGTGCTTTGACGACTGAGTTAATCCTCAGAGGCGAAATTAAAACCACTAGAGCAAGAGCTAATGCTGTTCGCACTACTGCCGATCACATCATTACCCTTGCTAAAAATGGTTCTTTGCACGCTCGTCGCCAAGCGATCGCCTATTTATACGATATTTCGGTTAAGGATGGCGAACCCGTGAGCGATCGCGTTCAAACTAAGACCAAGCAAGAGCAATTACCTGAAGAAGAGCGCGTTACTAGCTTAGTAGACTTACTGTTTAGCCAAGCTAAAGAACGTTATGCCGATCGTAATGGTGGCTATACCCGTATTGTTCGCACGGTCAGTCGTCGTGGCGACAATTCCGAAATCGCGATTTTGCAACTGGTATAA
- the tadA gene encoding tRNA adenosine(34) deaminase TadA codes for MKNLQTHQNWMDQAISLAQQAGEAGEIPVGAIIVDNQGSMIATGVNRKERDQDPTAHAEIVAIREASRILRDWHLTGCTLYVTLEPCPMCAGGILQARISTLVYGADDSKTGSIRTVANLPDSPVSFHKLEAIAGIRERECQELLQAWFKNLRI; via the coding sequence ATGAAAAACCTACAAACTCATCAAAATTGGATGGATCAAGCGATCTCCTTGGCACAACAGGCAGGAGAGGCGGGAGAAATTCCTGTAGGGGCGATTATTGTCGATAATCAAGGGAGTATGATCGCCACAGGAGTAAATCGCAAAGAGCGAGATCAAGATCCTACTGCCCATGCTGAGATTGTAGCGATTCGTGAGGCTTCACGCATATTAAGAGATTGGCATTTAACGGGTTGCACCCTCTATGTCACTTTAGAACCCTGTCCCATGTGTGCAGGAGGAATTTTGCAAGCGCGGATTAGTACTTTAGTTTACGGTGCTGATGATTCCAAAACAGGCTCAATTCGGACAGTAGCCAATTTACCCGATAGTCCTGTGTCTTTTCACAAGTTGGAAGCGATCGCAGGAATTCGCGAGAGAGAATGCCAAGAATTATTGCAAGCTTGGTTTAAAAATCTCAGAATTTGA
- the metG gene encoding methionine--tRNA ligase, with protein sequence MSLEPIALTTPLFYVNDRPHIGSAYPTIAADAFARFYRLKGHPVMFVTGTDEHGQKIQRTAEKNNLSPQEHCDRTVAEFYVLWEKFNIRFDRFTRTTAPKHQAIVNEFFQRVYDSGDIYLNQQKGWYCVACEEFKEERELPASHHCPIHTNVVCEWRDEPNYFFRLSKYQDALDQFHEANPDFIQPESRRNEVLGFMKQGLQDFSISRVNLDWGFPIPTDPTHTIYVWFDALLGYVTALLDPEDEPTLENALKKWYPFNLHIIGKDILRFHAIYWPAMLMSAGLSLPKRVFGHGLLTKDGLKMGKTLGNTIDPYDLVDRFGADAIRYYFLKEIEFGKDGDFSEERFISIVNADLANSLGNLLNRSLGMANKYCQGTIPAHDPSDSSDVSNLIKPVIEQASNLGDRVAIDYQNLNFRSACEKILELIWNCNKLIDETTPWKQFKAGKQKEVNETLYTLLESVRIAVYLFSPITSNLSIAAYQQLGLSFDEANPPDWSHTNWGILQSGQPLATPTPIFQRIENTRF encoded by the coding sequence ATGTCTTTAGAACCGATTGCTTTAACTACACCACTTTTTTACGTCAACGATCGCCCACATATTGGCAGTGCCTATCCGACGATCGCTGCCGACGCTTTTGCACGGTTCTATCGGCTCAAAGGTCATCCTGTGATGTTTGTGACAGGCACAGATGAGCATGGACAAAAAATTCAGCGCACTGCCGAAAAAAATAATCTATCCCCCCAAGAACATTGCGATCGCACTGTTGCGGAATTTTATGTGCTTTGGGAAAAGTTTAATATTCGCTTTGATCGCTTCACGCGCACCACTGCACCCAAACATCAGGCGATCGTGAATGAGTTTTTTCAACGGGTCTACGATTCGGGTGACATTTACTTAAATCAGCAAAAAGGCTGGTACTGCGTCGCTTGCGAAGAATTTAAAGAAGAGCGAGAACTTCCCGCCAGCCATCATTGCCCAATCCATACCAATGTTGTGTGCGAATGGCGCGACGAACCCAACTATTTCTTCCGTTTATCGAAATATCAAGACGCACTCGATCAATTTCACGAAGCGAACCCTGACTTTATTCAGCCTGAAAGCCGCCGCAACGAAGTCCTCGGCTTTATGAAGCAAGGCTTGCAGGACTTTTCGATCTCTCGCGTTAATCTTGACTGGGGCTTTCCGATTCCTACCGATCCCACCCATACTATTTATGTTTGGTTTGATGCCTTGCTTGGCTATGTGACGGCTCTGCTCGATCCTGAGGATGAGCCGACGCTAGAAAATGCTCTCAAGAAGTGGTATCCCTTCAATTTGCATATCATTGGTAAAGATATCTTAAGATTTCATGCGATTTATTGGCCAGCGATGTTGATGTCGGCGGGACTATCTTTACCAAAGCGCGTATTTGGTCATGGTTTGCTGACAAAGGATGGTCTCAAAATGGGCAAGACCTTAGGCAATACGATTGATCCCTATGATCTCGTCGATCGCTTTGGTGCAGATGCCATTCGTTACTACTTCTTAAAAGAAATTGAATTTGGCAAAGATGGTGACTTTAGCGAAGAGAGATTCATCTCAATTGTCAATGCTGATCTCGCTAATAGCCTTGGCAATTTACTCAATCGCAGTCTAGGAATGGCAAATAAATATTGCCAAGGAACTATACCTGCACATGATCCCAGCGATTCCAGTGATGTATCAAATTTAATTAAACCAGTGATCGAACAGGCATCAAATTTAGGCGATCGCGTGGCAATTGATTATCAAAATCTTAATTTTCGATCTGCTTGCGAAAAAATCTTAGAGTTGATCTGGAATTGCAACAAATTAATTGATGAGACCACACCGTGGAAACAATTTAAAGCAGGAAAACAAAAAGAAGTTAATGAAACTTTGTATACTTTGTTAGAGTCTGTAAGAATTGCAGTCTATCTGTTTTCCCCAATTACATCAAATCTCAGCATTGCTGCCTATCAACAATTAGGATTAAGTTTTGATGAAGCCAATCCACCTGATTGGAGTCATACAAATTGGGGAATACTACAATCAGGTCAGCCTCTCGCAACACCCACTCCTATCTTTCAACGTATTGAAAATACTAGGTTTTAG
- the rpsK gene encoding 30S ribosomal protein S11 — translation MARQTTRRTGARKNKRNVPNGVAYIQSTFNNTIVTIADTVGDVISWSSAGASGFKGAKKGTPFAAQTAAESAARRAIEQGMRQVEVMVTGPGSGRETAVRALQAAGLEITLIRDITPIPHNGCRPPKRRRV, via the coding sequence ATGGCTCGTCAAACAACACGTAGAACTGGCGCACGCAAGAATAAGCGTAATGTTCCTAATGGAGTCGCTTACATCCAGTCTACTTTCAACAATACTATCGTCACGATCGCTGACACCGTAGGTGACGTAATCTCTTGGTCTTCGGCTGGTGCGAGCGGCTTTAAGGGTGCGAAGAAGGGTACTCCATTTGCAGCCCAAACTGCTGCTGAATCTGCTGCAAGAAGAGCGATCGAACAAGGAATGCGCCAAGTTGAAGTGATGGTAACAGGTCCTGGATCTGGTCGTGAAACCGCAGTCAGAGCTTTGCAAGCTGCTGGTTTGGAAATCACCTTGATCCGTGATATTACCCCCATCCCTCACAATGGTTGCCGTCCTCCTAAGCGCAGACGTGTATAA
- the rplM gene encoding 50S ribosomal protein L13, with product MTTTTLTPNKSYLPKDPDRKWYVIDAEGQRLGRLASAIAVILRGKDKPIYTPHLDTGDFVVVINADKIAVTGKKSTQKLYRRHSGRPGGMKTETFDKVIARVPERVLEHAVKGMLPKNTLGRQLFTKLKVYKGASHPHDAQQPETLVINTIPSQK from the coding sequence ATGACTACAACTACACTCACTCCTAATAAAAGCTACTTACCTAAAGATCCAGATCGTAAGTGGTATGTTATCGATGCGGAAGGTCAGCGCCTCGGGCGACTTGCTAGCGCGATCGCGGTTATCTTGCGCGGTAAAGATAAGCCCATCTATACGCCCCACTTAGATACTGGTGATTTCGTCGTGGTAATTAATGCTGACAAAATTGCCGTAACTGGTAAGAAATCAACCCAAAAGCTATACAGAAGACATTCTGGTCGTCCAGGTGGGATGAAGACTGAAACCTTTGATAAGGTAATTGCCCGCGTACCTGAGCGCGTTCTTGAACATGCTGTTAAAGGCATGTTGCCCAAGAATACCCTCGGTCGTCAGCTTTTCACCAAGCTCAAGGTTTACAAGGGTGCGAGCCATCCCCACGATGCTCAACAGCCTGAAACCTTGGTCATCAACACCATTCCATCGCAGAAGTAG
- the hemC gene encoding hydroxymethylbilane synthase, whose translation MVASSTVRISSRKSQLALVQTHWVQAELSKAHPDRQFEVVTMSTQGDKILDVALAKIGDKGLFTKELEVSMLTRESDLAVHSLKDLPTKLPEGLILGAVTEREDPADALVVHEKLKDKNLATLPAGTVVGTSSLRRLAQLRHYYPHLTFKDVRGNLNTRLQKLDSGEYDALILAAAGLRRLGMGDRVHEVIDAEISLHAVGQGALGIECRAEDPDILALFAPIIHYPTTQRCLAERSFLRELEGGCQVPIGVHTAITGDKLTLKGIVASLDGKTLVKGEVTGDLTNPEAIGAELADDLKSKGAQDILNKIFAEVRA comes from the coding sequence ATGGTTGCATCCTCAACAGTTCGCATTAGTTCTCGCAAAAGTCAGCTAGCACTGGTACAAACGCATTGGGTACAAGCGGAACTAAGCAAAGCACACCCCGATCGCCAGTTTGAAGTCGTCACCATGAGTACACAGGGCGATAAGATTCTTGACGTAGCGCTCGCTAAAATTGGTGATAAAGGCTTATTTACCAAAGAATTAGAAGTATCTATGCTGACCAGAGAGTCAGATCTAGCTGTACATAGCCTCAAAGATTTACCAACTAAGTTGCCTGAAGGTTTAATCCTTGGTGCAGTAACAGAGCGTGAAGATCCCGCCGATGCCCTAGTTGTCCATGAAAAGCTGAAGGACAAAAACCTTGCAACTTTGCCTGCGGGTACTGTTGTCGGCACATCTTCCTTACGTCGGCTCGCGCAGCTCCGCCATTACTATCCTCATCTCACCTTTAAGGATGTACGTGGCAACTTGAATACTCGTCTCCAAAAGCTCGATTCTGGCGAATATGACGCATTGATTCTTGCTGCCGCAGGTTTACGTCGTCTAGGCATGGGCGATCGCGTACATGAGGTCATTGATGCTGAAATTTCCCTCCATGCCGTTGGACAGGGAGCATTAGGCATCGAGTGCCGTGCCGAAGATCCTGACATTTTGGCTTTGTTTGCCCCGATTATCCACTATCCCACCACTCAACGTTGCCTTGCTGAGCGCTCTTTCCTCCGTGAACTCGAAGGTGGTTGTCAAGTTCCCATTGGTGTTCATACTGCTATTACTGGCGACAAGCTAACCTTGAAGGGAATCGTAGCAAGCCTTGATGGTAAAACTTTAGTCAAGGGTGAAGTAACTGGCGATCTCACTAACCCCGAAGCGATCGGTGCAGAATTAGCCGATGATCTCAAATCTAAGGGTGCTCAAGACATCCTCAATAAGATTTTTGCGGAAGTTCGCGCTTAA
- a CDS encoding LabA-like NYN domain-containing protein: MLPFEQDSGFKPDQILENRGRVAIFIDGSNLFYAALQLGIEIDYTKLLLCLTDGSRLLRAFFYTGVDRTNEKQQGFLLWMRRNGYRVISKELVQLPDGSKKANLDVEIAVDMMALIGSYDTAVLVSGDGDLAYAVDAASYRGVRVEVVSLRSMTSDHLINVADRYVDLEAIKEDIMKISRPQSSSPAPAIASYTYRPISGIAALDSDRDN, translated from the coding sequence ATGTTACCTTTCGAGCAAGATTCTGGATTTAAGCCAGACCAAATTTTAGAAAACCGAGGGCGCGTTGCCATCTTTATAGATGGCTCTAATCTTTTCTACGCAGCGCTCCAACTTGGGATCGAAATTGACTATACAAAGTTACTTTTGTGTCTTACCGATGGCTCACGTTTACTCAGAGCCTTTTTCTATACAGGGGTTGATCGCACCAATGAAAAACAACAAGGCTTCTTGTTGTGGATGCGGCGCAATGGCTATCGGGTAATTTCTAAGGAACTAGTGCAACTGCCCGATGGTTCTAAAAAAGCGAACCTTGATGTGGAAATAGCGGTGGATATGATGGCGCTCATCGGCTCCTATGACACAGCCGTACTAGTTAGCGGTGATGGGGATCTCGCCTACGCGGTTGATGCAGCAAGCTATCGAGGTGTGCGCGTTGAGGTAGTTAGCCTGCGATCGATGACTAGCGATCATTTGATTAACGTTGCTGATCGCTATGTTGATCTCGAAGCCATTAAAGAGGATATTATGAAAATATCGCGTCCTCAATCCTCCAGTCCCGCACCAGCTATTGCTAGTTATACCTATCGACCAATTTCTGGTATTGCGGCTCTTGATAGCGATCGCGACAACTAG
- a CDS encoding DNA-directed RNA polymerase subunit alpha codes for MAQFQVECVASHTEKDNSQYSQFVLEPLERGQGITIGNALRRVLLSNLEGAAVTAVRIAGVNHEFATIPGVREDVLDLMLNLKELVLKSYSSAPQIIRLVERGPKLVTATSFHSLPSDIEIVNPNQYIATLSEGATLEMELTIERGKGYRSVDRSKEDHSSPIDTLKIDAVFMPVRKVKYEIKDARIGDAINKESLQIDIWTNGSITPQEALSQAASVLVSLFSPLQEITLAPSLPQERDEQDETKQIHIEELQLSVRAYNCLKRAQINTVADLLEYTQDDLLEIKNFGQKSAEEVMDALKQHLGLTLTESKTSKVL; via the coding sequence ATGGCACAGTTTCAGGTTGAGTGCGTTGCATCCCACACAGAAAAAGATAATAGCCAGTACAGCCAATTTGTACTGGAACCACTAGAGCGGGGGCAAGGCATTACCATTGGAAATGCGCTCAGACGGGTATTGCTCTCCAATCTTGAGGGTGCGGCCGTCACTGCTGTTCGCATTGCTGGTGTCAACCATGAGTTTGCGACGATTCCAGGCGTGCGGGAAGACGTTTTGGATTTGATGCTCAACCTGAAGGAACTAGTGTTGAAGTCTTACAGCTCAGCACCACAGATCATTCGTTTGGTAGAGCGTGGTCCAAAGCTAGTCACTGCCACTAGTTTTCATTCTTTGCCCTCAGACATTGAGATCGTTAATCCTAACCAATACATCGCTACCCTCAGTGAGGGTGCAACCTTGGAAATGGAACTAACGATTGAACGCGGCAAAGGTTATCGTTCCGTAGACCGCTCTAAAGAAGACCACAGTTCTCCAATCGACACGCTCAAAATTGATGCTGTGTTTATGCCTGTGCGTAAGGTCAAGTATGAGATTAAGGACGCTCGGATCGGTGATGCGATCAATAAAGAGAGTCTCCAAATTGATATTTGGACTAATGGCAGCATTACACCTCAAGAGGCTCTTAGCCAAGCCGCTAGTGTCTTGGTGAGTTTATTCTCTCCCTTGCAGGAAATCACTCTTGCGCCTTCATTACCTCAAGAGCGTGATGAGCAGGATGAGACTAAGCAAATTCACATTGAGGAATTGCAACTGTCGGTCAGAGCTTACAACTGTCTCAAACGCGCACAGATCAATACTGTGGCGGATTTGCTGGAGTACACTCAAGACGATCTACTAGAGATCAAAAACTTTGGTCAGAAGTCGGCTGAGGAAGTTATGGATGCGCTCAAGCAGCATCTTGGCTTGACCTTGACCGAATCTAAGACTTCTAAAGTTTTATAA
- the rpsI gene encoding 30S ribosomal protein S9, whose translation MSDTERSNRAVYWGTGRRKTAIARVRLVPGEGKIVINGKPGDLYLQFNPSYISGVKAPLETLGLENEYDVLVNAHGGGVTGQADAIRLGVARALVELAPENRKPLKVEGYLTRDPRSKERKKYGLKKARKAPQYSKR comes from the coding sequence ATGTCAGATACTGAACGTTCTAATCGTGCTGTGTATTGGGGTACTGGTCGCCGTAAGACTGCGATCGCCCGTGTGCGCCTCGTCCCTGGGGAAGGCAAAATCGTAATCAACGGCAAGCCCGGTGATTTGTATTTGCAATTCAATCCTAGCTACATTTCAGGTGTGAAGGCTCCTTTGGAAACCTTAGGCTTGGAAAATGAGTACGATGTCTTGGTTAATGCTCATGGCGGTGGTGTTACAGGTCAAGCTGACGCAATTCGCTTAGGTGTTGCTCGTGCTTTGGTGGAGCTTGCTCCTGAAAATCGTAAGCCTCTCAAAGTAGAAGGTTATCTCACCCGTGATCCTCGTTCTAAAGAGCGTAAGAAATACGGACTTAAGAAAGCTCGTAAAGCTCCTCAATACTCGAAACGGTAA
- a CDS encoding Uma2 family endonuclease has translation MCQITLKPTQQWQQATWQDYEALRDEENSDRCKLFFDNQRLWVERGAEGINHAQFSALIPMLFAVWAAKFPNVKLSTFGGCQLEKKGRRAIAPDIVVYVGEDVPTRKTGQSRFIDLDNWRSPNLVGEISDTTLVIDLDEKKRLYADLGISEYWVIDVRAYRLFAFKLDETGVYQQCEVSHVLPNLAIALLEQTVELLATKTNTETAIWFSQQIATYS, from the coding sequence ATGTGCCAAATAACCCTAAAACCTACTCAGCAATGGCAGCAAGCGACTTGGCAAGACTATGAAGCTCTGCGAGATGAGGAAAATAGCGATCGCTGTAAATTGTTTTTCGATAATCAACGCTTGTGGGTAGAAAGAGGAGCAGAAGGAATAAATCATGCTCAATTTAGCGCTTTGATCCCTATGCTTTTTGCTGTTTGGGCAGCAAAATTTCCAAATGTCAAATTAAGTACTTTTGGCGGCTGTCAGTTAGAAAAAAAGGGACGTAGAGCGATTGCTCCCGATATTGTTGTGTATGTTGGTGAAGATGTACCCACTCGGAAAACTGGTCAATCGCGGTTTATTGATCTGGACAATTGGCGATCGCCTAATTTAGTTGGTGAAATCTCTGATACAACTTTGGTGATCGATTTAGATGAAAAGAAGCGACTGTACGCAGATTTAGGGATTTCTGAATATTGGGTGATTGATGTTCGTGCTTATCGCCTATTTGCTTTTAAACTAGATGAAACTGGCGTTTATCAACAATGCGAAGTTTCTCATGTTTTGCCAAATTTAGCGATCGCCTTGTTAGAACAAACCGTGGAATTGTTAGCTACAAAAACGAATACTGAAACCGCAATCTGGTTTTCACAACAAATTGCCACATATTCTTAG
- the ilvD gene encoding dihydroxy-acid dehydratase has translation MSDNRRSRAITEGVQRSPNRAMLRAVGFQDSDFTKPIVGVASAHSTITPCNMGIAPLAIRAEAGIRAANGMPQVFGTITISDGISMGTEGMKYSLVSRDVIADSIETACTGQSMDGVLAIGGCDKNMPGAMIAMARMNIPALFVYGGTIEPGHLDGEDLTVVSSFEAVGQYSAGRIDEVRLNSVERNACPGAGSCGGMYTANTMSSAFEAMGMSLMYSSTMSAVAPEKATNTELAGTVLVNAIRNNLLPRDIITRKSIENAISVVMAVGGSTNAVLHFLAIAHSAGVEWNLDDFERIRERVPVLCDLKPSGKYVATDLHKAGGIPQVMKMLLVHGLLHGDCITITGQTVEELLKDIPAEPRADQDVIRPWDRPMYKQGHLAILRGNLAEEGAVAKISGVKNPIITGPARVFESEEDSLAAILDNKINPGDVLVIRYEGPKGGPGMREMLAPTSAIIGAGLGDSVGLITDGRFSGGTYGMVVGHVAPEAYVGGTIALVQEGDSITIDAHQRLIQLNISEEELATRRASWKAPAPRYTKGVLAKYATLVSTSSKGAVTDLDLF, from the coding sequence ATGTCCGATAATCGCCGCAGTCGTGCAATTACCGAAGGCGTTCAGCGATCGCCTAACCGCGCTATGTTACGCGCCGTTGGTTTCCAAGACTCAGATTTTACTAAACCTATTGTCGGTGTTGCAAGCGCCCACAGCACAATTACCCCTTGTAACATGGGCATTGCCCCCCTAGCGATCCGCGCCGAGGCAGGAATCCGCGCCGCCAATGGGATGCCCCAAGTTTTCGGTACAATCACCATCAGCGATGGGATCTCCATGGGAACTGAGGGGATGAAATATTCTCTCGTTTCCCGTGATGTCATTGCGGACTCCATCGAAACTGCTTGCACAGGTCAGAGCATGGATGGTGTTTTAGCGATCGGGGGCTGTGACAAGAATATGCCAGGGGCGATGATTGCTATGGCTAGAATGAACATTCCTGCATTATTTGTCTACGGTGGTACAATTGAACCCGGACATTTAGATGGTGAAGACTTGACGGTAGTTAGCTCCTTTGAAGCGGTCGGACAATACAGTGCGGGCAGAATTGATGAAGTAAGACTTAATTCTGTTGAGCGTAATGCTTGTCCGGGGGCTGGATCTTGTGGGGGGATGTACACAGCTAACACTATGTCTTCTGCATTTGAGGCAATGGGCATGAGCTTGATGTATTCCTCCACCATGTCCGCCGTTGCACCTGAAAAGGCAACCAATACAGAACTTGCGGGTACGGTTCTAGTAAATGCGATTCGCAATAATTTATTACCTCGCGACATCATCACTCGTAAGTCGATTGAGAATGCCATTTCTGTGGTTATGGCAGTAGGTGGTTCCACTAATGCGGTCTTGCACTTTTTAGCGATCGCCCATTCCGCAGGTGTGGAATGGAACCTCGATGATTTTGAGCGCATTCGTGAGCGTGTTCCTGTTCTCTGCGACCTCAAGCCTTCAGGAAAGTATGTTGCCACCGATCTCCACAAAGCAGGTGGTATTCCTCAAGTGATGAAGATGCTTTTAGTTCATGGATTATTACATGGTGACTGCATCACGATTACTGGTCAAACCGTTGAGGAACTTCTCAAAGATATTCCTGCCGAACCTCGCGCCGATCAAGATGTGATCCGTCCTTGGGATCGTCCTATGTACAAGCAAGGACATCTCGCCATTCTTAGAGGCAATCTTGCTGAAGAAGGTGCTGTCGCTAAAATCTCTGGTGTCAAAAATCCGATCATCACTGGACCTGCTCGTGTTTTTGAATCGGAAGAAGATTCTCTCGCGGCGATTCTCGATAATAAGATCAATCCCGGAGACGTATTAGTTATTCGCTATGAAGGACCTAAGGGTGGACCTGGTATGCGAGAAATGTTAGCGCCTACCAGTGCAATTATCGGTGCTGGTCTAGGTGATTCCGTTGGCTTAATCACCGATGGACGTTTCTCTGGTGGAACCTATGGCATGGTTGTCGGTCACGTTGCCCCTGAAGCCTATGTTGGTGGCACGATCGCTTTAGTCCAAGAAGGCGACTCCATCACGATTGATGCTCATCAGCGTTTGATTCAACTCAATATCAGTGAGGAGGAACTAGCCACACGCCGTGCTAGTTGGAAAGCGCCTGCTCCTCGCTACACCAAAGGTGTTCTGGCAAAATATGCCACCCTTGTTTCAACTAGCAGCAAAGGTGCTGTAACGGATTTAGATCTATTCTAG